In Populus trichocarpa isolate Nisqually-1 chromosome 16, P.trichocarpa_v4.1, whole genome shotgun sequence, a genomic segment contains:
- the LOC7467578 gene encoding uncharacterized protein LOC7467578: MPQVDLETLVSACAGGTCDSKIACETLAATTTNTNNYRSQPPPPPDSPDVAEVPPDFPPESFWLSKDAELDWFNTNAYYERKDSTKGNSNSANLNPNLIPNPNHNSSNSQRFSSFHSKASIIGLPKIQKSTFVVDTKKRRICKHGNTRLFPKRSGSTGKSDPTGMIEPSSPKVSCMGRVRSKKDRRRLRKKQLQQQEQLSFQSSGKKESSRKDKKKEAGFFASLKAIFRCKSNIKDKSHRTTGNDTSYGGSVSESYTFNKSSDIRDRLPASDRDAPHRRSFGMEPLAAEPVVGLGGMTRFASGRRSESWSVEIGVA; this comes from the coding sequence ATGCCACAAGTGGATCTTGAAACTCTAGTCTCAGCCTGCGCCGGAGGCACCTGCGACAGCAAAATCGCCTGTGAAACTCTCGCCGCCACCACCACTAACACAAACAACTACCGCTCCCAaccgccaccaccaccagaCTCGCCCGATGTTGCCGAAGTACCACCAGATTTCCCGCCAGAATCCTTCTGGCTGTCCAAAGACGCCGAACTCGACTGGTTCAACACCAACGCTTACTATGAACGCAAAGATTCTACAAAAGGAAACTCAAACTCCGCAAACTTAAACCCGAACCTAATCCCCAATCCCAACCATAACTCCTCCAATTCACAGCGTTTCTCTTCCTTTCACTCTAAGGCATCAATCATTGGCTTACCAAAGATACAGAAATCAACCTTCGTTGTTGACACAAAGAAACGCCGCATCTGTAAACATGGAAACACACGATTGTTTCCTAAACGGTCCGGTTCGACCGGTAAGTCGGATCCGACGGGTATGATTGAACCGTCTTCACCCAAAGTATCTTGTATGGGAAGAGTAAGATCGAAGAAAGATCGCCGTAGATTGCGGAAAAAACAGCTACAGCAACAAGAACAGCTATCTTTTCAATCAAGCGGAAAGAAGGAAAGTAGTAGAAAGGACAAGAAGAAAGAAGCAGGTTTCTTTGCTAGTCTTAAAGCTATTTTCAGGTGTAAGAGTAACATCAAAGATAAATCACATAGGACCACCGGCAATGACACGTCGTATGGTGGATCGGTTAGCGAGAGTTACACGTTTAACAAATCGAGTGATATCAGGGATCGGTTGCCGGCGAGTGATAGAGACGCGCCGCATAGGAGGAGCTTTGGAATGGAACCGTTGGCGGCGGAGCCGGTTGTTGGTTTGGGAGGGATGACTAGGTTCGCGTCAGGGAGGAGATCGGAGTCGTGGAGCGTTGAAATTGGCGTGGCATGA